One region of Micromonospora ureilytica genomic DNA includes:
- a CDS encoding TrmH family RNA methyltransferase → MTDDQLEVGVGPWPGDPPDDSRYDRQLLAEGDRRNVVDRYRYWRHEAIVADLDRHRHGFHVAIENWQHDFNIGTVVRNANAFNAAEVHIVGRRRWNRRGAMVTDRYQHVRHHETIEEFVAWAAGRRLPVFGIDNLPGSRPLETGTLPRDCVLLFGQEGPGLSAPARAACDQLYSIAQYGSTRSINAGVASGIAMHAWIRAHAGTPPD, encoded by the coding sequence GTGACCGACGACCAGCTTGAGGTGGGCGTGGGCCCCTGGCCGGGGGACCCACCGGACGACAGTCGTTACGACAGGCAGCTGCTGGCGGAGGGGGACCGGCGCAACGTCGTCGACCGCTACCGCTACTGGCGGCACGAGGCGATCGTCGCGGACCTGGACCGGCACCGGCACGGTTTCCACGTGGCGATCGAGAACTGGCAGCACGACTTCAACATCGGCACTGTGGTGCGCAACGCGAACGCGTTCAACGCGGCCGAGGTGCACATCGTCGGACGGCGACGGTGGAACCGGCGCGGCGCGATGGTGACCGATCGGTACCAGCACGTACGGCACCACGAGACGATCGAGGAGTTCGTCGCCTGGGCGGCCGGGCGGCGCCTGCCGGTGTTCGGCATCGACAACCTGCCCGGGTCGCGTCCGCTGGAGACCGGCACCCTGCCGCGCGACTGCGTGCTGCTGTTCGGCCAGGAGGGGCCCGGCCTCTCCGCGCCGGCCCGCGCCGCGTGCGACCAGCTCTACTCCATCGCCCAGTACGGCTCGACGAGGTCGATCAACGCGGGCGTGGCCAGCGGAATCGCGATGCACGCCTGGATCCGTGCGCATGCCGGCACACCGCCGGACTGA
- a CDS encoding MaoC family dehydratase → MQFGRYYEEFEVGAVYRHWPGKTVTEYDDHLFCLLTMNHHPLHMDAHYAATASQFKRNVVVGNYIYSLLLGMSVPDVSGKAIANLEVESLRHVAPTFHGDTIYGETTVLDKRESGSKPDRGVVSVETRGYNQDGTMVCVFRRKVMVPKREYAAAAVPDGVDPERPSFPEPR, encoded by the coding sequence ATGCAGTTCGGTCGCTACTACGAGGAGTTCGAGGTCGGCGCGGTCTACCGGCACTGGCCGGGCAAGACCGTCACCGAGTACGACGACCACCTCTTCTGCCTGCTCACGATGAACCACCACCCGCTGCACATGGACGCGCACTACGCCGCGACGGCCAGCCAGTTCAAGCGCAACGTCGTGGTCGGCAACTACATCTACTCGCTGCTGCTCGGCATGTCGGTGCCCGATGTGAGTGGCAAGGCGATCGCCAACCTGGAGGTCGAGTCGCTGCGGCACGTCGCGCCGACCTTCCACGGCGACACCATCTACGGCGAGACCACCGTGCTGGACAAGCGGGAGTCCGGCTCGAAGCCCGACCGGGGCGTGGTGTCGGTGGAGACTCGCGGCTACAACCAGGACGGCACGATGGTCTGCGTCTTCCGCCGCAAGGTCATGGTCCCCAAGCGGGAGTACGCGGCCGCCGCGGTGCCCGACGGAGTGGATCCGGAGCGGCCCAGCTTCCCCGAGCCGCGCTGA
- the trxA gene encoding thioredoxin, protein MATVELTSTNFDEVTGNDGIVLVDFWADWCGPCKRFAPVYERSSEKHQNIVFGKVDTEAQQELGAKFDIRSIPTIMAIRDGVIVFAQPGALPESALENLIEQVEALDMDDVRKQLAEHNH, encoded by the coding sequence ATGGCAACCGTTGAGCTGACCTCGACGAACTTCGACGAGGTGACCGGCAACGACGGCATCGTCCTGGTCGACTTCTGGGCCGACTGGTGTGGTCCGTGCAAGCGGTTCGCCCCGGTCTACGAGCGCTCCTCGGAGAAGCACCAGAACATCGTCTTCGGCAAGGTCGACACTGAGGCCCAGCAGGAGCTGGGCGCCAAGTTCGACATTCGCTCGATCCCGACGATCATGGCGATCCGTGACGGCGTCATCGTCTTCGCCCAGCCGGGCGCCCTTCCCGAGTCCGCGCTGGAGAACCTGATCGAGCAGGTCGAGGCACTGGACATGGACGACGTTCGCAAGCAGCTGGCCGAGCACAACCACTGA
- a CDS encoding HTTM domain-containing protein → MSRWLTEAVPRGRVAAFRTLIYLFVAADLVIFTPWVRTRVSVPGDLYRPLLIGRLLPLPTPTETLVTVIFWALLLLALLAATGRAPRLLGWAVCALYLEWMIIAMSYGKVDHDRFGLLVALAVLPTAGRARHGDTTRTEAGGWALRVTQVAVICTYFLAAFAKLRFGGLDWLTGSVLARAIIRRGTDLADLIAQVPHLLIVAQFGIVAFELLSPVVFLLPARWRLAMVGFFYSFHAVTIATITISFAPHLAAMTSFLPLERVRPLVWARRLVGRETPASATDVPPADPMDADTVPPGQAPVGAGAERTLDDQAPVVGRPVGP, encoded by the coding sequence ATGAGCCGCTGGCTGACCGAGGCCGTACCCCGGGGCCGGGTGGCCGCGTTCCGCACCCTGATCTATCTGTTCGTCGCCGCCGACCTGGTGATCTTCACCCCCTGGGTACGCACCCGGGTCAGCGTGCCCGGCGACCTGTACCGACCGCTCCTGATCGGCCGCCTGCTCCCACTGCCGACGCCAACCGAGACGTTGGTGACGGTGATCTTCTGGGCGTTGCTGCTACTCGCGCTCCTCGCCGCGACCGGGCGGGCACCCCGGCTGCTCGGCTGGGCCGTGTGCGCGCTGTACCTGGAGTGGATGATCATCGCGATGAGCTACGGGAAGGTCGACCACGACCGGTTCGGCCTGCTCGTCGCCCTGGCCGTGCTGCCCACCGCCGGTCGCGCCCGACACGGCGACACCACCCGCACCGAGGCCGGTGGCTGGGCCCTACGCGTCACCCAGGTCGCGGTCATCTGCACGTACTTCCTGGCCGCCTTCGCCAAGCTGCGCTTCGGCGGTCTGGACTGGCTGACCGGCTCGGTCCTGGCCCGCGCGATCATCCGGCGCGGCACCGACCTGGCGGACCTCATCGCCCAGGTGCCGCACCTGCTGATCGTCGCCCAGTTCGGCATCGTCGCGTTCGAGCTGCTGAGCCCGGTGGTCTTCCTGCTGCCGGCCCGCTGGCGACTCGCCATGGTCGGCTTCTTCTACTCGTTCCACGCGGTCACCATCGCGACCATCACGATCTCGTTCGCGCCGCACCTGGCCGCGATGACCAGCTTCCTGCCGCTGGAACGGGTGCGCCCACTGGTCTGGGCCCGCCGGCTCGTCGGCCGCGAAACTCCCGCGTCAGCGACCGACGTTCCTCCAGCGGACCCGATGGACGCCGACACGGTGCCGCCTGGCCAGGCCCCGGTGGGAGCCGGCGCGGAGCGAACGCTCGACGATCAGGCGCCGGTGGTCGGGCGACCAGTCGGCCCGTAG
- a CDS encoding thiol-disulfide oxidoreductase DCC family protein, giving the protein METSTFVYDGDCAFCTTCAEFIERRIPTAARVVPWQFADLDALGLTVAECEEAVQWVGADGSRAAGPDAIAKLLAASGPLWRVAGAGLRFPPVRAAAWPVYRWVARNRHRLPGGTAACSLPQEARERLYGPTGRPTTGA; this is encoded by the coding sequence ATGGAGACGTCGACCTTCGTCTACGACGGGGACTGCGCGTTCTGCACGACCTGCGCGGAGTTCATCGAGCGCCGCATCCCCACCGCCGCGCGGGTGGTGCCCTGGCAGTTCGCCGACCTGGACGCGCTCGGCCTCACAGTGGCCGAGTGCGAGGAGGCCGTGCAGTGGGTGGGCGCGGACGGCTCGCGCGCTGCGGGCCCGGACGCCATTGCGAAACTGCTTGCCGCGAGTGGCCCGCTCTGGCGGGTCGCAGGCGCGGGTCTGCGGTTCCCGCCGGTCCGCGCTGCGGCCTGGCCGGTGTACCGCTGGGTGGCGCGCAACCGGCACCGGCTTCCCGGTGGCACGGCGGCCTGTTCCCTGCCGCAGGAGGCCCGGGAGCGGCTCTACGGGCCGACTGGTCGCCCGACCACCGGCGCCTGA